The following are encoded together in the Iodobacter fluviatilis genome:
- the argS gene encoding arginine--tRNA ligase yields MAVHHLLSSRFAAALAKVGAPDATPNIQMASKPEFGDYQANGIMGAAKALKMNPRQLAEQVVACVDLAGIVDKLEIAGPGFINITLSNHYLTKTLAEQHADAKLGTGVALAETVVIDYSSPNLAKEMHVGHLRSSIIGDSLTRIYGYLGHKVIRQNHVGDWGTQFGMLTAYMLDNENQNSELALGDLEGFYRAAKVRFDADPAFADLSREYVVKLQSGDAQVRALWQRFLNISMKHCEDIYQKLGLLLTRDDVKGESSYNDDLPVVIDNLRAQGLLTESQGAQVVFLEEFRNKDGDAAAFIVQKQGGGFLYSTSDLATARYRTGVLGASRILYVVDARQGLHFQQLFTVARKAGFVPADTHLEHVAFGTMMGDDGKPFKTRSGELIKLVDLLSEAESRAFDLVSSKNPTMDEATRHHIAHAVGIAAVKYSDLSKHRTSDYVFDWNSMLSFEGNTAPYLQYAYTRIASIFRQAGDVDANAKIELIEPAEHALALTLIQFPDTLQQAANDTCPHILCSYLYQLATRFSRFYDACPVLKAEGEIRSSRLALCQAAAKTMQTGLDLLGIEVLQEM; encoded by the coding sequence ATGGCCGTTCACCACCTACTCTCATCCCGTTTTGCCGCTGCACTGGCCAAAGTTGGCGCACCAGATGCCACTCCAAACATTCAAATGGCATCAAAGCCTGAGTTTGGCGATTATCAAGCTAATGGCATTATGGGGGCGGCCAAAGCACTTAAAATGAATCCACGCCAGCTCGCGGAGCAAGTTGTGGCCTGCGTTGATCTAGCAGGTATCGTGGATAAGCTTGAAATTGCTGGCCCTGGCTTTATTAATATCACTTTAAGTAATCACTACTTAACCAAGACGCTAGCGGAGCAACACGCGGATGCAAAATTAGGCACCGGCGTCGCCCTAGCTGAAACAGTTGTGATCGATTATTCCTCACCGAATCTCGCCAAAGAGATGCATGTGGGCCATTTGCGCTCCAGCATTATTGGCGATTCGCTAACTCGTATTTACGGCTATCTGGGCCATAAAGTAATCCGCCAAAACCATGTAGGCGATTGGGGCACGCAATTTGGCATGCTGACTGCCTATATGCTAGACAACGAAAATCAAAATTCGGAATTAGCGCTGGGCGACTTGGAAGGCTTTTACCGCGCTGCCAAAGTGCGCTTTGATGCAGACCCTGCTTTTGCTGATTTATCCCGCGAATATGTCGTGAAGCTGCAATCGGGCGACGCACAAGTGCGCGCGCTATGGCAACGCTTCCTGAATATTTCAATGAAGCATTGCGAAGATATTTACCAAAAACTAGGCCTCTTGCTGACCCGCGATGATGTAAAAGGCGAATCATCTTATAACGATGATTTACCCGTCGTGATTGATAATCTGCGTGCCCAAGGTTTACTCACCGAGAGCCAGGGCGCGCAAGTGGTGTTCCTTGAAGAGTTTCGCAATAAAGACGGCGATGCAGCCGCCTTTATTGTACAAAAACAAGGTGGTGGTTTTCTTTATTCCACATCCGATTTAGCCACGGCCCGCTATCGCACTGGCGTGCTGGGTGCAAGCCGTATTTTGTATGTAGTCGACGCCCGTCAGGGCCTGCACTTTCAGCAGCTGTTTACCGTGGCCCGCAAAGCAGGCTTTGTGCCAGCCGACACTCACCTAGAACACGTCGCCTTTGGCACCATGATGGGCGACGATGGCAAACCATTCAAAACACGCAGTGGTGAGCTGATTAAGCTAGTGGATTTACTCTCCGAAGCGGAAAGCCGTGCCTTTGATTTGGTCAGCAGCAAAAATCCAACGATGGACGAAGCCACCCGCCACCATATCGCCCACGCGGTAGGCATTGCGGCGGTGAAATACTCGGATCTATCCAAGCACCGCACCAGTGATTATGTGTTCGACTGGAATAGCATGCTTAGCTTTGAAGGCAATACCGCACCGTATCTGCAATACGCCTACACTCGTATCGCCAGCATTTTCCGTCAGGCGGGTGATGTAGACGCCAATGCCAAAATCGAGCTGATCGAGCCAGCCGAGCACGCGCTCGCGCTCACCCTAATACAGTTCCCAGATACGCTACAACAAGCGGCAAACGACACTTGCCCACATATTTTATGTAGCTATCTTTACCAACTGGCCACCCGCTTCTCGCGCTTTTATGACGCCTGCCCAGTGCTTAAAGCCGAAGGTGAGATTCGCAGCAGCCGTTTAGCCCTTTGCCAAGCCGCCGCAAAAACCATGCAAACGGGTTTAGATTTATTGGGAATTGAAGTGCTGCAAGAGATGTAA
- a CDS encoding bifunctional diguanylate cyclase/phosphodiesterase: MISKLRIRVLRLLGLTLLVTVSFGSYFSYQILSEKFTQFEKRSIHRDLDAANLLINEQLISHKKFAGDYSIWNDSYAFMSKENKEYIASNYTYEAVSNMGNDFIFLIHPNGKIALSVILSDFLGLPSGQSIINQESEHTSSILKKLNLKKEMEIIEPRSFILFLDDQAYIIAFASIVKSNGSGPPLGLTVMGRHINSNRLTHLQKLSQVPFKITPPQGVSEVISFSNQDYKAMRLTQGPNAYTININGARPLYKEGQFAYILLLCNLIAVWAISLILVMFGLGHLIIKRITFYSQKLHKIRLGSQSDGRLQHAGIDEIDFLALSVNELLDEIESQHQKLIRDALYDPLTSLGNRSRLNEQLKLSLSLLRRKTINSLCLLFIDLDGFKMVNDIHGHPAGDQLLIVLSKRILETIRESDCAVRLGGDEFAILLTNPLNIDIAAQITERIRAQLSLPVEFGPQKLRVSASIGLVYLDNDFKQNLLPEDLIKKADIAMYQAKHAGRDRVIIFDQAMESLLDEYQKLEDDLRSSVDEDLIDISFQPILSTDGTTLESLEVLGRWFHPKLGLISPERFIPIAENARLIRRYTLSVLKKSCMVAKMEFGVFPDLRLSVNISVQEMLETHFLDDLHAILLETDFPPHLLNLEVTESLLAKNESELSQVMQDCCKLGIKFHIDDFGTGYSSLARLHALPIDALKIDKAFVKRIDQGGETLIKAVIEMAHGLNMKVVCEGVETLEQAQCIAQLGGDYIQGYFYAKPMATSELSMWLFAFTHQKVSPIKVNTKGNNGNINTELLN, translated from the coding sequence GTGATCAGCAAGCTACGGATAAGAGTCTTACGACTGCTAGGGCTCACTCTTTTGGTGACGGTTAGCTTTGGCTCCTATTTTTCTTATCAGATTCTTTCTGAGAAATTTACTCAATTTGAAAAAAGAAGCATACACCGCGATTTAGACGCAGCTAATTTACTAATTAATGAACAGCTAATTTCGCATAAAAAATTTGCTGGGGATTACTCTATTTGGAATGACTCATATGCCTTTATGAGTAAAGAAAATAAAGAATATATTGCCTCAAATTACACGTACGAAGCAGTTAGCAATATGGGCAATGATTTTATTTTTTTAATCCACCCCAATGGCAAAATTGCATTATCTGTGATCCTTAGTGATTTTCTTGGACTTCCTTCCGGCCAATCCATCATCAACCAAGAGAGTGAGCACACCAGCTCAATTTTAAAAAAATTAAATTTAAAAAAAGAAATGGAGATCATTGAGCCAAGATCATTTATTCTTTTTTTAGACGACCAAGCTTATATCATTGCATTTGCTTCCATTGTAAAAAGCAATGGCAGCGGTCCTCCACTAGGGCTTACCGTAATGGGCAGGCATATTAACTCCAATAGACTTACTCATCTACAAAAACTCAGTCAAGTACCTTTCAAAATCACTCCGCCACAAGGTGTGAGCGAAGTAATTTCATTTAGCAACCAAGACTACAAAGCAATGCGTTTAACGCAAGGGCCTAATGCATACACAATCAATATTAATGGTGCCCGTCCATTATATAAAGAAGGGCAGTTTGCATACATACTACTACTTTGCAATTTAATTGCCGTTTGGGCTATTTCACTTATTTTAGTTATGTTTGGGCTAGGACATTTAATTATCAAACGTATTACTTTTTACAGCCAAAAATTACATAAAATTCGTTTGGGCTCTCAATCCGATGGGCGTTTACAGCATGCAGGGATCGATGAGATAGACTTTCTTGCATTATCAGTCAATGAGTTACTGGACGAAATTGAAAGCCAACATCAAAAATTAATTAGAGATGCCCTCTATGATCCACTTACCTCGCTAGGTAATCGTAGCCGTTTAAACGAGCAATTAAAATTATCTCTTAGTCTACTACGCAGAAAAACCATTAACTCTCTCTGTTTATTATTCATTGATCTAGATGGTTTTAAGATGGTTAATGATATTCATGGTCATCCAGCAGGGGATCAATTACTTATTGTGCTTTCAAAACGAATTTTAGAAACGATCCGTGAAAGCGACTGTGCTGTTCGGCTTGGCGGAGATGAGTTTGCCATTCTGCTCACCAATCCACTAAACATAGACATTGCGGCACAAATTACGGAGCGTATTCGAGCTCAGCTTTCTTTACCCGTTGAATTTGGGCCACAAAAACTACGCGTGTCAGCGAGCATCGGCCTTGTTTATCTTGATAATGACTTCAAGCAAAATTTACTTCCTGAAGATTTAATTAAAAAAGCAGATATTGCAATGTACCAAGCAAAACACGCGGGGCGTGATCGCGTTATTATTTTTGATCAAGCAATGGAATCTTTACTCGACGAATATCAAAAATTAGAAGACGATTTAAGATCTAGCGTGGATGAAGATTTAATTGATATTTCTTTTCAACCCATACTTTCTACGGATGGAACAACGCTAGAATCATTAGAAGTGTTAGGGCGTTGGTTCCATCCCAAACTTGGTTTAATCAGCCCAGAACGCTTTATACCTATTGCAGAAAACGCGAGACTCATACGGCGTTACACTTTAAGTGTATTAAAAAAATCCTGCATGGTGGCAAAAATGGAGTTTGGGGTTTTTCCAGATTTACGACTATCCGTGAATATAAGCGTGCAAGAGATGTTAGAAACTCATTTTTTAGATGATTTGCATGCCATTTTATTAGAAACTGATTTCCCTCCACATTTACTAAATCTGGAAGTAACGGAATCTTTATTAGCTAAAAATGAATCAGAATTAAGCCAAGTGATGCAGGATTGTTGCAAACTAGGAATCAAGTTTCATATTGATGATTTTGGCACAGGCTATTCATCTTTAGCCCGTTTGCACGCGCTCCCAATTGATGCGCTAAAAATAGATAAAGCCTTTGTTAAAAGAATAGACCAAGGAGGAGAAACACTGATTAAAGCCGTGATTGAAATGGCGCACGGCTTAAATATGAAAGTGGTTTGTGAGGGGGTAGAAACCCTAGAACAAGCTCAATGTATTGCGCAACTTGGCGGTGACTATATCCAAGGTTATTTTTATGCAAAGCCCATGGCAACCTCAGAGTTATCTATGTGGCTATTTGCATTTACCCATCAAAAAGTCAGCCCTATTAAGGTCAATACAAAAGGAAACAACGGCAACATTAATACCGAACTGCTCAATTAA
- a CDS encoding ABC transporter substrate-binding protein, translated as MNAFARSAIMAALLAAGTAQAGILTIESWRVDDKALWEEVLLPAFNKKFPAIQVKFSPTTPTEYDSSLTTRLANGTAGDLITCRPFDVSLANYKKGSLDKLDGKAGMENFPASAKVAWQTDNAKDAFCMPMASVIHGFFYNKKIFKELGINPPKTMDEFLKVSEAIKKSGKYTPIALGTADQWESNQIVFTSVGAPYWKGEAGRKALISGKAKFTDPQFVAAWDAMSKWTPYLSKDASAQTYSDSQNLFAMGKAAIYPTGSWDIAYFNKEANFEFGAFPPPVAKAGDKCEISDHTDIGMGINSKSKNKEDAYKFLSWLASQEFADLYTNKVTGFFSLSNHLITVKDPVAKQMLEWRKSCGSTIRLNAQVLNRGEPSMENQLWSINSQVLSGKLAPKEAAAQVQAGFAKWYKPQQK; from the coding sequence ATGAATGCATTTGCTCGAAGCGCCATCATGGCCGCATTACTTGCTGCAGGCACCGCACAAGCAGGCATCTTGACGATTGAATCTTGGCGTGTGGATGATAAAGCACTATGGGAAGAGGTCTTGCTGCCCGCCTTCAATAAAAAATTCCCAGCAATTCAAGTGAAGTTTTCCCCAACCACCCCTACCGAATACGACTCCAGCCTAACAACGCGCCTAGCCAATGGCACTGCAGGTGATCTGATTACTTGCCGCCCTTTTGATGTGTCGCTCGCCAATTATAAAAAAGGTAGCTTAGATAAGCTAGACGGCAAGGCTGGCATGGAAAACTTCCCTGCTTCAGCCAAAGTAGCGTGGCAAACCGATAATGCTAAAGACGCATTTTGTATGCCTATGGCTTCAGTGATTCATGGCTTCTTCTACAACAAAAAGATTTTTAAAGAATTAGGCATTAACCCGCCCAAAACTATGGATGAATTCTTAAAGGTGAGCGAAGCCATTAAAAAAAGCGGCAAATACACCCCTATCGCCCTCGGTACAGCGGATCAGTGGGAATCTAATCAAATTGTCTTTACCAGCGTGGGTGCCCCTTACTGGAAAGGCGAAGCAGGCCGCAAAGCACTGATCTCCGGCAAAGCCAAATTTACGGATCCGCAATTTGTAGCCGCTTGGGATGCAATGAGCAAATGGACGCCTTATCTATCTAAAGACGCTTCTGCTCAAACCTATTCAGACAGCCAAAATCTATTTGCCATGGGTAAAGCCGCCATCTACCCAACTGGCTCATGGGATATCGCTTACTTCAATAAAGAAGCCAATTTTGAATTTGGCGCATTCCCACCCCCTGTTGCTAAAGCCGGTGACAAGTGCGAGATCTCTGACCATACCGATATCGGCATGGGCATAAACAGCAAATCCAAGAACAAAGAAGACGCTTACAAATTCTTGTCTTGGTTAGCTTCGCAAGAATTTGCAGACCTTTACACCAATAAGGTCACTGGCTTCTTTAGCCTATCTAACCACCTAATCACGGTTAAAGACCCAGTGGCTAAACAAATGCTGGAATGGCGTAAGAGCTGCGGCTCAACGATTCGCCTGAACGCGCAAGTACTTAACCGTGGTGAGCCTTCAATGGAAAACCAACTGTGGAGTATAAACAGCCAAGTATTGAGCGGCAAACTCGCACCAAAAGAAGCCGCCGCCCAAGTACAAGCGGGCTTTGCTAAATGGTACAAACCACAACAGAAATAA
- a CDS encoding porin, whose protein sequence is MKKNILASLVLSTLIASPVFAEGFYIGADLGSSNMSADINDQNFNKNNAAWGINGGYKFSPYLAAELGYRDFGKAEENYFIASASIKAKAVQASVLASYPFNDAFSVFGRLGVASIKTTAKAESRIFGYSKSKEETQTKALFGIGAQYAFNKNFSLRAEYNQYAKIEDLKLSTFTVGANYSF, encoded by the coding sequence ATGAAAAAAAATATTCTTGCTTCCTTAGTTTTATCCACTTTGATTGCTTCACCAGTATTTGCTGAAGGCTTTTACATTGGTGCAGACTTAGGTAGCAGTAACATGTCCGCAGATATCAACGATCAAAACTTCAACAAAAACAACGCTGCCTGGGGTATTAACGGTGGTTATAAGTTTTCTCCATATCTGGCGGCTGAATTAGGTTACCGTGATTTTGGTAAAGCTGAAGAAAATTACTTTATTGCTAGTGCATCTATTAAAGCAAAAGCAGTACAAGCATCCGTATTAGCTTCGTATCCATTCAACGATGCATTTAGCGTATTTGGCCGTCTAGGTGTTGCAAGCATTAAAACAACTGCAAAAGCAGAATCTCGCATCTTCGGCTACTCTAAGTCTAAAGAAGAAACTCAAACCAAAGCATTATTTGGTATTGGCGCTCAATACGCATTCAATAAAAACTTTAGCTTGCGTGCAGAATACAATCAATATGCAAAAATTGAAGATTTGAAATTATCAACATTCACTGTTGGTGCAAACTACAGTTTCTAA
- a CDS encoding peptidylprolyl isomerase, whose translation MVQATASHLLVSSEAKCEELKQEILAGADFAAVAKKHSSCPSSAQGGDLGSFGPGMMVPEFDKVVFSAPLNEVQGPVKTQFGYHLLIVNSRG comes from the coding sequence ATGGTACAAGCCACAGCAAGCCACCTTTTAGTAAGCAGCGAAGCCAAGTGTGAAGAATTGAAGCAAGAAATTCTGGCAGGTGCTGATTTTGCGGCCGTGGCTAAGAAGCACTCTAGCTGCCCTTCTTCTGCACAAGGTGGTGATTTGGGCTCGTTTGGCCCAGGCATGATGGTTCCAGAATTCGATAAAGTGGTGTTCTCTGCGCCGCTGAACGAAGTTCAAGGCCCAGTAAAAACACAATTCGGTTATCACCTGCTGATCGTAAATAGCCGCGGCTAA
- a CDS encoding GNAT family N-acetyltransferase translates to MIITVDDTPFYLKLINTPTWHQLIGDREIRTLEQAKHFLLAGPIKMQEKYGYSSYIIRLNATSEAIGICGFFKRDYLADADLGYALLPQFTGLGYAKEAVIASLNYAKQTLGLTKLLAITSKNNQRSMSLLASIGFKFVEIHSKDKVLKVFSIDL, encoded by the coding sequence ATAATTATAACAGTAGACGACACGCCCTTTTATTTAAAACTCATTAACACTCCAACTTGGCACCAACTTATTGGTGATCGAGAGATTCGCACACTAGAACAAGCAAAGCATTTTTTACTGGCTGGCCCCATTAAAATGCAGGAGAAATATGGCTATAGCTCTTATATCATCCGTTTAAACGCAACAAGCGAAGCGATTGGCATTTGTGGTTTTTTTAAACGCGATTATTTAGCAGATGCCGATCTCGGCTATGCATTATTGCCGCAATTCACAGGCCTTGGCTATGCAAAAGAGGCCGTAATAGCTTCGCTCAATTATGCGAAGCAAACCCTTGGTCTAACTAAGCTCTTAGCCATTACTAGCAAAAATAATCAGCGCTCAATGAGCTTATTAGCAAGTATTGGTTTTAAATTTGTAGAGATCCATTCTAAGGATAAAGTACTTAAGGTATTTTCTATTGATTTATAA
- a CDS encoding response regulator, giving the protein MALDQNEDWMLEDDEDDSLTSGLIVRQPWRLLIVDDEPDVHRATVLALKNIVYKGRGLEILHAYSGQQGFEVLAENPDIALAILDVVMETDDAGLCLVKRIRDELGNQLVRIVLRTGQPGHAPEQQVVLEYDINDYKTKTELVANKIFTTVIASLRSFESLHALEKSSQGLAKILEGATNLYQLHSLKEFASGILKQIGAILNLGEDGMLCAQSKSDLHCLEILAATGPFSLLLDGDVLPDDSHLLLALNTALKTKSSQSHHPYEILYIAGRNSYDFVVHFSPPWPLEMVDRNLLDIFCERISAAMDNLYLYQQLRRSQEATVMALADLGEFRDQTTGDHVLRVQKLTDAIAGRLKTKNAFPDEMDNAFMEMVGMASILHDVGKVGTPDHILFKPGRLTPEEREIMNQHAPMGAQILARTVALVEGTTYLSLGAEIAAGHHEHFDGNGYPLGSKEYDIPLSARIVALVDVFDALLHKRPYKEPWPLEETMAYIRERSGTQFDPQVVAALDEVVAEGLLPLDLLQDPT; this is encoded by the coding sequence ATGGCACTAGATCAAAATGAAGATTGGATGCTAGAGGATGACGAGGATGATTCGTTAACCTCAGGGCTAATCGTGCGTCAGCCTTGGAGACTGCTGATTGTAGATGATGAGCCAGATGTGCATCGGGCCACTGTCTTGGCATTAAAAAACATTGTATACAAAGGCCGTGGGTTAGAAATTTTACATGCCTATTCTGGTCAGCAAGGCTTTGAGGTGTTGGCGGAAAATCCAGATATTGCTTTGGCGATACTTGATGTAGTGATGGAAACCGATGATGCGGGCCTGTGTTTAGTTAAACGCATTCGAGATGAGCTGGGTAATCAATTAGTGCGTATCGTGTTGCGTACGGGGCAGCCTGGGCATGCGCCAGAGCAGCAGGTGGTGCTTGAATACGATATTAATGATTACAAAACTAAAACAGAGCTTGTTGCCAATAAAATATTTACCACTGTTATTGCTTCTTTGCGCAGCTTTGAAAGTCTGCATGCCTTAGAAAAAAGTAGTCAAGGTTTAGCAAAAATATTAGAGGGCGCAACCAATCTTTATCAATTGCATTCATTAAAAGAATTTGCCTCTGGTATTTTAAAGCAAATTGGTGCAATTCTAAATTTAGGCGAAGATGGCATGTTATGTGCTCAGTCTAAAAGCGATCTGCACTGTTTAGAGATTCTTGCTGCAACTGGCCCGTTTAGCTTGCTATTAGATGGCGATGTTTTACCTGATGATAGCCATTTATTATTAGCTCTAAATACCGCACTAAAAACAAAAAGTAGCCAATCTCATCATCCCTATGAAATTTTATATATTGCTGGCCGCAATAGTTATGATTTTGTGGTGCATTTTTCTCCGCCTTGGCCATTAGAAATGGTGGACAGAAATCTATTAGATATTTTCTGTGAACGCATCTCTGCTGCAATGGATAATCTTTATCTTTATCAGCAATTACGCCGTTCGCAAGAGGCCACTGTAATGGCTTTAGCCGATTTGGGCGAGTTTCGGGATCAAACCACGGGGGATCATGTATTGCGAGTGCAAAAGCTAACTGATGCAATTGCAGGCCGTTTAAAAACTAAGAATGCTTTTCCAGATGAAATGGATAATGCATTTATGGAAATGGTGGGAATGGCGAGCATTTTGCACGATGTGGGTAAGGTGGGTACGCCAGACCATATCTTATTTAAACCTGGCCGCCTGACTCCAGAAGAGCGCGAGATCATGAATCAGCACGCGCCGATGGGAGCGCAGATTTTAGCTAGAACGGTAGCGTTGGTAGAAGGAACAACGTACTTGTCTTTAGGTGCAGAAATAGCGGCAGGCCATCATGAGCATTTTGATGGTAATGGCTACCCTTTGGGGTCTAAAGAGTACGATATTCCGCTTTCGGCCCGCATTGTTGCTTTAGTGGATGTGTTTGATGCCTTATTGCATAAACGCCCGTATAAAGAGCCTTGGCCTTTAGAAGAGACAATGGCTTATATCCGTGAGCGTTCTGGCACTCAGTTCGATCCACAGGTGGTGGCCGCATTGGATGAAGTAGTCGCGGAAGGCTTGTTGCCTTTGGATTTATTACAAGACCCAACTTGA
- a CDS encoding YkgJ family cysteine cluster protein: MNSQKIRFFRQRIPSFECIPGCHDCCGPVTTSSEEMSRLPRKTAAEHEAAMESLSCPHLADKGCTVYLERPLICRLFGTTPALPCPHGKRPAMMIDEKIEQQIHQFFKETRQVLV; this comes from the coding sequence ATGAATAGCCAGAAAATCCGTTTTTTCCGCCAGCGCATCCCTTCTTTTGAATGTATTCCAGGCTGTCATGATTGCTGCGGGCCGGTCACCACCTCTAGCGAAGAAATGTCACGCCTACCACGCAAAACTGCAGCAGAGCACGAAGCGGCAATGGAAAGCCTCAGCTGCCCACATCTGGCGGACAAAGGCTGTACGGTGTATTTGGAGCGCCCGCTGATTTGCAGGCTTTTTGGCACAACGCCCGCCTTACCCTGCCCGCACGGCAAACGCCCCGCAATGATGATTGATGAAAAAATTGAGCAGCAAATTCATCAGTTTTTCAAAGAAACACGTCAAGTTCTGGTTTAG
- the tkt gene encoding transketolase gives MATRNDLANAIRALAMDAVQKANSGHPGMPMGMAEIGLSLWGNHMRFNPVNPHWADRDRFILSNGHGSMLQYALLHLTGYDVSMDDLKAFRQFHSKTPGHPELHYTPGVETTTGPLGQGITNGVGFALAEKLLARDFNKPGLDIVDHYTYVFLGDGCLMEGISHEACALAGTWGLGKLIAFWDDNGISIDGHVEGWFTDDTPKRFEAYNWHVISVDGHDVDALDAAIVAAKAVTDKPTLICCKTIIGKGSPNKAASHDCHGAPLGDAEIAATRAAIGWNHGPFEIPADVYAGWDKKESGARLESDWDVLFAKYAAAYPAEAAEFKRRMSNELPANWQDVVKAAVSDANTKAETIASRKASQNALNAFAPQVPELLGGSADLTGSNLTNWKGCVSLKREGNELIGNHISYGVREFGMSAIMNGVVLHGGFRPYGATFLMFCEYALNALRMASLMKTNNLFVYTHDSIGLGEDGPTHQPVEQLQTLRCIPNHHVWRPCDTVESMVAWAHAIEQKSTPSSLIFSRQNLMFMARDEATIANIKKGGYVLKDVANPAVILIATGSEVELAIKAAEALAAEGIAARVVSMPSTNVFDGQDAAYKAAVLPRGVARLAIEAGTSDFWRKYVGLEGDVVGMDTFGESAPAGQLFKHFGFTVENVVAKAKVIIA, from the coding sequence ATGGCAACGCGTAACGATCTAGCAAATGCAATCCGCGCTTTAGCAATGGATGCAGTTCAGAAGGCTAATTCAGGCCACCCAGGCATGCCGATGGGCATGGCGGAAATTGGCTTGTCGCTGTGGGGCAACCACATGCGCTTTAACCCAGTGAATCCACATTGGGCCGATCGCGACCGTTTTATCTTGTCTAACGGTCACGGCTCAATGTTGCAATACGCCTTGCTGCACCTGACTGGCTACGATGTATCGATGGATGATCTCAAAGCATTCCGTCAGTTCCACTCCAAAACCCCTGGCCACCCAGAGCTGCATTACACCCCTGGTGTAGAAACCACGACCGGCCCGCTGGGCCAAGGTATTACCAATGGTGTAGGTTTTGCGCTGGCAGAAAAACTCCTCGCTCGCGATTTCAACAAGCCGGGTCTGGATATCGTTGATCACTACACCTATGTATTCCTTGGCGATGGTTGCCTGATGGAAGGCATTAGCCATGAAGCATGCGCTTTGGCTGGCACATGGGGCCTCGGTAAGCTGATTGCATTCTGGGACGACAACGGTATCTCGATCGACGGCCATGTAGAAGGCTGGTTTACCGACGATACCCCTAAGCGTTTTGAAGCTTACAACTGGCATGTGATTTCTGTAGACGGCCACGATGTCGATGCGCTCGATGCAGCCATCGTTGCTGCTAAAGCAGTAACCGACAAGCCAACACTGATCTGCTGCAAAACCATTATCGGTAAAGGTTCGCCAAATAAAGCGGCCAGCCACGATTGCCACGGCGCGCCACTTGGCGATGCTGAAATTGCCGCGACTCGCGCCGCCATTGGCTGGAACCACGGCCCGTTTGAAATCCCTGCTGATGTTTACGCAGGCTGGGACAAAAAAGAATCTGGTGCTCGTTTAGAATCCGATTGGGATGTCTTGTTTGCTAAGTACGCAGCAGCCTACCCAGCGGAAGCCGCAGAATTCAAGCGCCGTATGAGTAATGAATTGCCAGCTAATTGGCAAGATGTAGTAAAAGCTGCAGTAAGCGATGCAAATACTAAGGCAGAAACCATCGCCTCACGTAAAGCATCACAAAACGCGCTGAATGCTTTTGCGCCACAAGTGCCGGAACTCTTAGGCGGCTCGGCTGACTTGACTGGCTCTAACCTGACTAACTGGAAAGGCTGCGTTTCACTGAAGCGTGAAGGCAATGAGCTGATCGGCAACCATATCAGCTACGGCGTGCGTGAATTTGGTATGAGCGCCATTATGAATGGTGTGGTGTTGCACGGCGGTTTCCGTCCTTACGGCGCAACCTTCCTGATGTTCTGCGAATACGCGCTGAACGCGCTGCGTATGGCTTCCCTAATGAAGACCAACAACCTCTTCGTTTATACCCACGATTCGATTGGCCTGGGCGAAGATGGCCCAACGCATCAGCCGGTAGAGCAATTGCAAACTCTGCGTTGCATCCCTAACCACCATGTATGGCGTCCATGCGATACCGTAGAATCGATGGTGGCTTGGGCTCATGCGATTGAACAAAAATCAACGCCTTCGTCCTTGATCTTCAGCCGTCAAAACTTAATGTTTATGGCGCGTGATGAAGCCACCATCGCCAATATCAAGAAAGGCGGCTATGTATTAAAAGACGTAGCAAATCCTGCTGTTATCTTGATTGCTACCGGCTCTGAAGTTGAGCTGGCGATAAAAGCCGCTGAAGCCTTGGCGGCAGAGGGCATTGCTGCTCGCGTGGTGTCTATGCCATCGACCAATGTATTTGATGGGCAAGATGCCGCTTACAAAGCCGCAGTATTACCACGCGGTGTGGCACGTTTAGCGATTGAAGCGGGTACTTCAGATTTCTGGCGCAAATATGTTGGCCTAGAAGGTGATGTTGTGGGCATGGATACTTTTGGTGAATCTGCACCGGCGGGCCAATTGTTTAAACACTTTGGCTTTACTGTAGAAAATGTAGTGGCAAAAGCGAAAGTAATTATTGCTTAA